From the genome of Cytobacillus firmus, one region includes:
- a CDS encoding acetyl-CoA C-acetyltransferase, protein MGKTVILSGVRTPFGKFAGGLSTFTASDLGGFAVKEALNRAGVNPEDVDEVIIGTVLQGGQGQIPSRQAARKAGLPWEVKTETINKVCASGMRSVTLGDQIIRAGDEEVIVAGGMESMSNAPYILPKARWGLRMGDSTVKDLMVYDGLSCSFTGVHMGTYGNSTAKEFEISREEQDNWALRSHERALAAIESGKLAEEIVPVEVPQRKGEPVVVSQDESPRKDTSLEKLAKLGSAFNSDGTITAGNAPGVNDGAAALVLMSEERAEREGKKPEAYILGHTALAVEAKDFPQTPGLVINALLKKTGKTLEEIDLFEINEAFAAVALTSGKIAGLDAEKVNVNGGAVALGHPIGASGARIILTLMHELKRRGGGIGIAAICSGGGQGDAVMIEVPKQ, encoded by the coding sequence AGCGCTGAACCGTGCCGGCGTTAACCCGGAGGATGTTGACGAAGTGATTATCGGAACCGTTCTCCAGGGAGGACAGGGGCAAATCCCTTCACGCCAGGCTGCCAGAAAAGCAGGCTTGCCGTGGGAAGTGAAAACAGAAACGATCAATAAAGTGTGTGCTTCCGGAATGCGAAGCGTCACATTAGGAGACCAGATCATCCGTGCGGGTGACGAGGAAGTCATCGTTGCCGGCGGCATGGAGTCCATGAGCAACGCGCCATACATTTTGCCAAAAGCACGCTGGGGCCTGCGCATGGGTGATTCAACGGTCAAGGATTTAATGGTCTACGACGGTTTAAGCTGCAGCTTTACAGGCGTCCATATGGGAACGTACGGAAACTCGACAGCGAAAGAATTCGAAATCAGCCGTGAAGAGCAGGACAATTGGGCACTGAGAAGCCATGAACGTGCACTTGCTGCAATCGAATCCGGCAAACTGGCAGAAGAAATCGTTCCGGTGGAAGTTCCTCAGCGAAAAGGGGAACCGGTCGTTGTTTCTCAGGATGAGTCTCCCCGTAAAGATACTTCTTTAGAAAAGCTCGCCAAGCTCGGATCTGCTTTTAACTCCGACGGAACGATCACTGCCGGTAATGCGCCTGGCGTCAACGACGGAGCAGCAGCATTGGTATTGATGAGCGAAGAACGTGCAGAACGCGAAGGCAAAAAACCGGAAGCTTATATTCTCGGCCATACAGCTCTTGCTGTGGAAGCCAAAGACTTCCCGCAGACACCGGGCCTTGTCATTAATGCTCTTTTGAAAAAGACAGGAAAAACCCTTGAAGAGATTGATCTATTTGAAATAAATGAAGCATTTGCAGCCGTGGCACTTACAAGCGGAAAAATTGCCGGCCTTGATGCTGAAAAAGTAAACGTCAACGGCGGGGCCGTGGCTCTTGGCCACCCAATTGGCGCGAGCGGTGCAAGAATTATTCTGACCCTGATGCACGAACTGAAGCGCCGCGGAGGCGGAATCGGCATTGCGGCTATCTGCAGCGGCGGCGGCCAGGGCGATGCGGTGATGATTGAGGTTCCGAAGCAATAA